Proteins encoded by one window of Halomonas sp. Bachu 37:
- a CDS encoding GTPase family protein has product MNTENSGSALINSLEELASSLPEPVKRIFMEEIQSMKEIFIEARPPRIMVLGRRGAGKSSLINALLNKKVAEVGSVVSETGKASWHTIGEGDQQIEIIDTRGIGDNSRPESASFDDAVEEIENSIRRKAPDILIFACKSKEVDAHLDKDIQAIQDIRNFVYNKNGYKLPILCVVTQVDELDPKRAQLWDNNTRKVENIKTACGVIKSSFSKLDVPIITVMPVCAYAEYDDSGIVVEEYDERWNIDSLKEEIINNIPKCSQLFQARADQRIDTKKNYSRKLIKTTASTCSAIAATPIPLADIFPITALQIAMVSGIARISGRDFTKENALDFLGAMGVNVGVGFALREAARAAAKFIPGFGNVASGTVAFIGTQAIGEAAILYFIEGASKEEAKQKYEKERSKAEK; this is encoded by the coding sequence ATGAATACTGAAAACTCAGGGTCCGCTTTAATTAATTCTCTAGAGGAATTGGCAAGCAGCTTACCTGAACCAGTAAAGAGAATCTTTATGGAAGAAATACAATCCATGAAGGAGATCTTTATAGAGGCCCGTCCGCCCCGTATTATGGTCTTGGGAAGAAGGGGGGCAGGAAAGTCTTCTCTAATAAACGCATTGTTGAATAAAAAAGTTGCTGAGGTAGGGTCGGTAGTTTCAGAAACTGGTAAAGCCTCTTGGCATACTATCGGTGAAGGTGACCAGCAAATAGAAATTATAGATACTCGGGGTATAGGCGATAACAGTCGACCAGAGAGCGCCAGTTTTGACGATGCAGTTGAAGAAATTGAAAATAGTATCAGGCGCAAAGCGCCTGATATTCTGATTTTTGCATGCAAATCTAAGGAAGTTGACGCTCATCTAGATAAAGATATACAAGCTATACAAGATATCCGTAATTTTGTTTACAATAAAAATGGCTACAAGCTTCCGATACTCTGCGTCGTGACGCAAGTGGATGAGTTAGATCCAAAGCGAGCCCAGTTATGGGATAATAACACACGAAAAGTTGAAAATATTAAAACCGCCTGCGGGGTCATAAAAAGCTCATTTTCTAAACTTGACGTCCCGATTATTACTGTTATGCCTGTTTGTGCTTATGCAGAATATGACGATTCTGGAATCGTAGTCGAAGAGTATGATGAACGATGGAATATTGATAGTCTAAAAGAGGAGATAATTAATAACATCCCAAAGTGCTCGCAGCTCTTCCAGGCAAGGGCTGATCAAAGAATAGATACCAAGAAGAATTATTCAAGGAAGTTGATTAAAACTACCGCAAGCACTTGCTCAGCTATAGCAGCGACACCAATACCTCTCGCTGATATTTTTCCAATAACTGCACTTCAAATAGCTATGGTTTCTGGGATTGCAAGAATTTCGGGTCGTGACTTTACAAAAGAGAATGCCTTGGATTTTCTTGGCGCCATGGGAGTTAATGTAGGTGTAGGGTTTGCCCTCAGGGAAGCGGCTCGTGCAGCTGCAAAGTTTATTCCCGGATTCGGCAATGTGGCCTCTGGCACCGTGGCTTTTATAGGAACCCAAGCGATTGGCGAAGCCGCGATACTTTACTTCATTGAAGGGGCATCAAAAGAAGAAGCCAAGCAAAAATATGAAAAAGAGAGGAGTAAAGCTGAGAAATGA
- a CDS encoding DUF262 domain-containing protein: protein MLEDTATRVRRPRRKASVQPRITNEIQVEVRTFKGLQQLAYPLALDSYQRPYVWDKAKLEQLIDDLLEFQEQDPSLPDYYMGTLLLHRNRERESLFVIDGQQRLTSLCILYHVLRRRPPPRRMAFEYSSLVSVRNIKHACTILQEKAAGRLRAELLNRLNFTVIEVGNEDLAFTFFDTQNNRGVPLKPTDLLKAFHLRAIKTGKPQRDEALQESCARRWEAVQVSGEKGKRSRDHDFAPELFHSYLWRARNWRGQKVIERETHDELLMTFQHQSIPTAVATEVPLYPGVNNRLAAALTLRPDDEHYWTLQSVDINESAASLPFSLRQPIHQGIGFFLYAEKYATLLNWLLHDETEDAEVVAFRGFYNRVVATLSPYLRELYKLAALMYVDQFSSVQLMRFGLWLDHVLGAIRLQKAYIFDRAPLRYLMDKEHNLLDVIAGAYRPEEVIDFLRSDDMATRGYESARARKVVRGKGIRGRYLDALMNYYGKDSLQDKPLWVEAALEAR from the coding sequence GTGTTGGAAGATACAGCTACCCGTGTCAGGCGGCCCCGGCGAAAAGCCAGTGTCCAGCCCCGGATCACGAATGAGATTCAGGTTGAGGTTCGAACGTTTAAAGGGCTTCAGCAGCTGGCTTACCCGCTTGCGCTCGACAGCTATCAGCGGCCCTACGTCTGGGATAAGGCCAAACTTGAACAATTGATCGATGACCTGCTGGAGTTTCAGGAGCAGGATCCCTCCCTGCCGGATTACTATATGGGTACCTTGCTCCTGCACCGAAACCGAGAGCGAGAGTCGCTTTTCGTAATCGATGGGCAGCAGCGCCTCACCAGTCTCTGCATTTTGTATCACGTGCTGCGGAGGCGACCACCACCGCGGCGAATGGCGTTTGAGTACAGCTCTTTGGTGTCGGTTCGGAATATCAAGCATGCCTGTACCATTCTGCAAGAGAAAGCTGCTGGCAGGCTGCGCGCCGAACTGTTGAACCGACTGAACTTCACCGTGATCGAAGTGGGCAACGAAGATCTCGCTTTCACTTTTTTCGATACCCAGAACAACCGCGGTGTGCCGCTGAAACCCACCGATCTGCTGAAGGCATTCCACCTACGCGCGATCAAAACAGGTAAACCACAACGGGATGAGGCCCTGCAGGAGAGTTGTGCCCGCCGCTGGGAGGCAGTTCAGGTAAGTGGGGAGAAGGGCAAACGGAGCCGTGATCACGACTTTGCTCCAGAGCTGTTTCATTCTTATCTCTGGCGTGCACGGAACTGGCGTGGTCAGAAAGTCATCGAGCGCGAGACTCACGATGAACTCCTTATGACCTTCCAGCATCAGAGCATTCCAACTGCAGTAGCGACGGAGGTGCCTCTTTATCCTGGAGTGAACAACAGGTTGGCAGCAGCGCTGACGTTGCGGCCTGACGACGAGCATTACTGGACCCTGCAGAGCGTAGACATTAACGAAAGCGCAGCCAGCTTGCCTTTCTCACTGCGCCAGCCCATCCACCAAGGGATAGGCTTTTTCCTATATGCCGAGAAGTATGCCACGCTGTTGAATTGGCTCCTGCATGATGAGACTGAAGATGCGGAAGTCGTCGCGTTTCGCGGCTTCTATAACCGGGTAGTGGCGACGCTGTCTCCGTATCTACGCGAGTTGTATAAGCTCGCCGCGCTAATGTACGTCGATCAGTTTAGCTCGGTGCAATTGATGCGCTTTGGGTTGTGGCTCGATCACGTGCTCGGGGCCATCCGCCTGCAGAAGGCTTACATCTTTGATCGCGCGCCGCTTCGCTATCTGATGGACAAGGAGCATAACCTCCTGGACGTGATAGCCGGGGCTTACCGGCCGGAGGAGGTGATCGATTTTCTGCGTTCCGATGATATGGCGACCCGGGGATATGAAAGCGCAAGGGCGCGCAAGGTGGTTCGCGGAAAGGGCATACGAGGGCGGTACCTGGATGCGCTGATGAACTATTACGGCAAAGATTCGCTCCAGGACAAGCCTCTCTGGGTCGAAGCCGCATTGGAGGCGAGATAA
- a CDS encoding DUF262 domain-containing HNH endonuclease family protein → MVSSRRITLGSVIEERYLFNVPIYQRLYVWGEEQIRVLLEDLNEACHEQRPVFYLGGVLVIERPQRGLSRRFDLIDGQQRFTTLWLISIACEKLAAEGACDTNHLSDYRVQKVNGSSLPRISFPIRPNVERFFEHVLAGELPAVAEAVSLKNAIDTIEGFLRDKMVDIEQFTCYLRDKVELVLTEVPAETDLNKLFEIINNRGVQLQHHEILKARLLEKLPADERTAYGQLWDASAHMSDYAERNLRQVTELKVAKLYDQDKAHSDGEKLARARLVISALNRAARSDEMETLSLDTILTGDVEVEEVHGRRVEDEQGALRVRSIITFPMLLQHVLRIHLMRTEQEDLSRILDKDLLLIFQQSWLRHKPDADEVRDFLMLLWEVRYRFDKHIIKWVEEEDEEIHAIRRPRLNRGESGPSLVRAPTTTSKEQGFALLQSMLYHSQQLTTQYWLTPLLNFLLEEGPQHAFIYLKHLDNHLLCADEEDGGSLAERTWRFMEDPWFRSGELDVTEVLNETQGTSFAHYWFYKLEFILWDQLKDKNSKAWREFRMTAKNSVEHVSPQQRKSFDSSRVSAEWLDAFGNLALVSRSINSEYSNKPYAEKRARFVEKSRERVDSLKMTLIYKNKLWNDELVEAHQNEMIGRFAQYFRAVDRGVARIT, encoded by the coding sequence ATGGTCAGCTCTAGACGCATTACTCTCGGTTCTGTCATTGAAGAGCGGTACCTCTTCAACGTGCCAATCTATCAGCGCCTTTACGTTTGGGGGGAGGAGCAGATTCGGGTCTTGCTGGAGGATCTCAACGAGGCCTGTCACGAGCAGCGGCCTGTGTTCTATCTCGGCGGGGTCTTGGTGATAGAGCGCCCGCAGCGAGGCCTCAGCCGACGCTTCGATTTAATCGACGGGCAGCAGCGTTTCACTACCTTGTGGCTCATTAGCATTGCCTGCGAGAAATTGGCCGCCGAGGGGGCTTGCGACACCAATCATCTCAGTGATTACCGGGTGCAGAAGGTTAATGGTAGCTCTTTGCCTCGGATCAGCTTCCCTATTCGGCCGAATGTGGAGCGGTTCTTCGAGCATGTGTTGGCGGGTGAGCTGCCTGCGGTTGCGGAGGCAGTTAGCCTTAAGAATGCTATCGATACGATTGAGGGCTTCCTGCGTGACAAGATGGTCGATATTGAACAATTCACATGCTATCTCAGGGACAAGGTCGAGCTGGTTCTGACTGAGGTGCCGGCTGAAACCGACCTCAACAAGCTGTTCGAGATCATCAACAATCGTGGTGTACAGCTTCAGCATCATGAAATTCTGAAGGCGCGCCTGCTGGAGAAGCTTCCGGCCGATGAGCGCACCGCGTATGGGCAGCTGTGGGATGCCAGCGCGCATATGAGCGATTACGCTGAGCGGAACCTGCGGCAGGTGACGGAGCTCAAGGTGGCCAAGCTGTACGATCAGGACAAGGCGCATAGCGATGGCGAAAAGCTCGCTCGCGCTCGCTTGGTAATAAGCGCCCTGAACCGCGCAGCGCGGTCCGATGAGATGGAAACGCTATCGCTCGACACCATCCTGACCGGGGACGTGGAGGTCGAGGAGGTGCACGGGCGGCGGGTCGAGGACGAGCAGGGGGCACTAAGGGTCCGGAGTATCATCACCTTCCCAATGCTGCTGCAGCATGTGTTGCGCATTCATCTGATGCGCACCGAGCAGGAGGACCTCAGCCGTATTCTCGACAAGGATCTGCTTCTAATTTTCCAGCAGAGCTGGCTCCGCCACAAGCCGGATGCAGACGAGGTGCGAGACTTCCTAATGTTGCTTTGGGAAGTGCGCTACCGCTTCGACAAGCACATTATCAAATGGGTCGAAGAGGAGGACGAAGAGATCCACGCCATTCGCCGACCGCGGCTCAACCGGGGGGAGTCTGGACCCAGCCTAGTACGTGCCCCGACCACGACCAGCAAAGAACAAGGTTTTGCGCTCTTGCAAAGCATGCTGTATCACTCGCAGCAGCTCACTACGCAGTACTGGCTGACGCCACTGCTTAACTTTCTCCTGGAAGAGGGGCCGCAGCACGCCTTTATCTACCTTAAGCATTTGGATAACCATCTGCTGTGTGCCGACGAGGAAGATGGCGGATCGTTGGCCGAGCGGACCTGGCGCTTTATGGAGGACCCCTGGTTCCGCAGCGGTGAGTTGGATGTGACGGAGGTGCTGAACGAAACGCAAGGGACCAGCTTCGCACATTACTGGTTCTACAAGCTTGAGTTCATCCTCTGGGACCAGCTCAAAGATAAAAATAGTAAGGCATGGCGTGAGTTCCGTATGACCGCAAAGAATTCGGTCGAGCACGTTTCCCCACAGCAACGGAAATCATTTGACTCCAGCCGAGTCAGCGCTGAATGGCTCGATGCATTTGGGAACCTTGCCTTGGTGTCACGCAGCATCAACTCTGAGTACAGCAATAAGCCCTATGCAGAGAAGCGTGCGCGCTTTGTGGAGAAAAGCCGAGAGCGAGTGGATTCGCTTAAGATGACGCTTATCTACAAGAATAAGTTGTGGAACGATGAACTAGTCGAGGCGCATCAAAACGAAATGATTGGGCGCTTCGCCCAGTACTTCCGTGCGGTAGATCGGGGGGTTGCGAGGATAACCTGA
- a CDS encoding opioid growth factor receptor-related protein — protein sequence MSSQRTKLIDFYKHEGTDHRGRTLSDLWAMPSFWLEHTHDYIQWLFPIPEAGRFNGFAPLLGEAERAAFAADATLRAH from the coding sequence ATGAGTTCACAACGTACTAAGCTGATTGATTTTTATAAACATGAGGGCACCGATCATCGAGGCCGCACCCTCAGTGATCTTTGGGCTATGCCCTCATTTTGGCTGGAACATACCCATGACTATATCCAGTGGCTGTTTCCGATTCCCGAAGCGGGGCGCTTTAACGGCTTCGCGCCGCTTCTGGGCGAAGCCGAGCGCGCGGCCTTCGCTGCCGATGCGACGCTACGCGCCCATTAG
- a CDS encoding PcfJ domain-containing protein, translating to MSLKVLLRRFILPWRKAPAPPKDRVTFDLEPMLGYSLRLNLALWRSSAPFSWESYVGREQVAKGSFLEPPGIGWDMLLTIDPLMLGIPDDVRSVIDTAPFLGVELAQVCGQLEAARELAVSSPLLLILLVNCGAAAGWSQEAFVQRLAQKQATLCATVGLPGGKSSAKLLRRCALRPMIRRELLEIKRILSRHEDGGLLRHHASVHLEHLVFLARYEGPRWPGLLGLVDATIESQRPSPGHAAWLQRLLTDVERMMAGHTQALRRVTSTEELQELHDRLVQQLNAQVTLNGRAKSSTALRQQHGSYPAPPLPGHEAIVPIASWEALLQEGQRMQHCVGAYHNTVAAGQVAIYHLSSPDAVTIAIRPQGSGWVLSEARGKCNAMPSAEALQLIQTWLSRSAEKCGCNQRRG from the coding sequence ATGTCCCTCAAGGTCCTGCTACGCCGTTTCATCTTACCTTGGCGGAAGGCGCCAGCTCCGCCCAAGGATCGGGTGACATTTGATCTTGAACCGATGCTGGGATACTCCCTCAGGCTGAACCTAGCGCTATGGCGGTCGTCAGCACCGTTCAGTTGGGAAAGCTACGTAGGTCGGGAACAGGTAGCGAAGGGATCCTTTCTGGAGCCACCGGGCATTGGCTGGGATATGCTGTTAACCATTGACCCGCTGATGCTGGGTATACCGGATGACGTTCGGTCGGTGATCGACACAGCACCCTTCTTGGGCGTGGAGCTGGCCCAGGTGTGCGGCCAACTTGAAGCGGCTCGCGAATTAGCGGTGTCGTCGCCCTTGCTGCTGATCCTGTTGGTCAATTGTGGCGCTGCGGCGGGATGGTCGCAAGAGGCCTTCGTCCAGCGCCTCGCCCAGAAGCAGGCCACGCTCTGCGCCACTGTCGGCCTGCCCGGAGGTAAATCCTCAGCCAAACTGCTCAGACGGTGTGCGCTGAGACCCATGATTCGCCGTGAGTTGCTAGAGATCAAGCGAATCCTAAGTCGTCACGAAGATGGGGGACTGCTGCGTCATCACGCCTCTGTTCACCTGGAACACCTGGTCTTTCTGGCGCGCTATGAAGGGCCCCGTTGGCCCGGCTTGCTTGGACTGGTGGATGCAACCATTGAGAGTCAGCGCCCAAGCCCGGGCCATGCAGCATGGCTGCAGCGACTACTCACCGACGTGGAACGCATGATGGCCGGGCACACCCAGGCCCTGCGCCGAGTCACAAGCACGGAAGAGCTACAGGAACTCCACGACCGGCTGGTGCAACAACTCAATGCCCAAGTTACCCTGAATGGTCGAGCCAAGAGCTCAACGGCGTTGCGCCAACAGCATGGCAGCTACCCTGCCCCGCCCCTTCCCGGCCATGAGGCTATTGTCCCAATAGCCTCATGGGAAGCCCTGCTGCAAGAAGGTCAACGCATGCAGCACTGCGTCGGCGCCTATCACAATACGGTCGCGGCAGGCCAAGTAGCCATCTATCACTTAAGTTCACCTGATGCGGTCACAATCGCGATCCGCCCGCAGGGCAGCGGATGGGTTCTCAGCGAGGCCCGGGGTAAATGCAACGCTATGCCCTCGGCTGAGGCCCTTCAGCTAATCCAGACCTGGCTGAGCAGGTCCGCGGAGAAGTGCGGCTGCAACCAAAGAAGAGGATGA
- a CDS encoding nuclease-related domain-containing DEAD/DEAH box helicase → MALFCRWPCKTTLTQGVSVATLYPRLSDNELDTLPSRAEAKVYRWLRELDFPGLQVMHGLATQTQNDKGTWVGEIDFLLFHPQYGIQVWEVKGGGIRLDGEGQWWSEGNHGNIKLSTTPLDQLKKQTNSLLQVMQKVTPGIRLPMAPVMVFPDTRAWEGQLPELTLNRDHLLLKGELERLDAEAITRRFGNAAWAGPRADNSLPLSKQQANLIQHHLLRPACALMTSIAERSRDIDAELFRLSEEQQWVLRLLEHIPRMAIHGGAGTGKSLLARAQAEQLAREGEKVLMLCYNIALAEAHRQALAESGLESIEVATFHELCESRSRRAGLSWEPPSDTKALGVFYNETAPNLLVEALQQNPEQWAALVVDEAQDYEPYWWLVLQELLAEQARVTLFADPAQNLYSREYQIPSDVFTGMVPYPFTLHRNYRNAYEIAAWLKQRHSAAAEPGEHLPSSENAVQVLEWRSQEEQTTLLTQAISGLEENGFTPEDILLLTPFKVAKSQVLQALADEKPAYAERMFNVSAVKGLEAPVVILLNIGASEWASNPLIEYVGASRAKLKICLLKKHGSRRTF, encoded by the coding sequence ATGGCTTTATTCTGTAGGTGGCCGTGCAAAACAACATTAACACAAGGAGTTAGCGTGGCCACTCTGTACCCCCGCCTGAGCGACAATGAGCTCGACACGCTGCCTTCCCGCGCTGAGGCCAAGGTATACCGCTGGCTGCGTGAACTGGATTTCCCGGGCCTGCAGGTCATGCATGGGCTGGCTACCCAGACCCAAAACGATAAGGGAACTTGGGTTGGGGAGATCGATTTCCTGCTCTTTCACCCCCAGTACGGTATTCAGGTTTGGGAAGTGAAGGGGGGCGGCATCCGGCTGGATGGTGAGGGCCAATGGTGGTCAGAAGGCAACCACGGCAACATCAAGCTATCGACCACGCCGCTGGACCAGCTCAAGAAGCAGACTAACAGCCTGCTGCAGGTCATGCAGAAGGTGACGCCCGGCATTCGGTTGCCGATGGCCCCTGTCATGGTGTTCCCCGATACCCGCGCTTGGGAGGGGCAGTTGCCTGAGTTGACGCTCAACCGAGACCACCTGCTGCTCAAGGGTGAGCTGGAGCGACTGGATGCAGAGGCGATCACCAGGCGATTCGGCAACGCCGCCTGGGCTGGGCCTAGGGCCGATAATTCCTTGCCGTTGAGCAAGCAGCAGGCGAATCTGATCCAGCATCATCTGTTGCGCCCCGCCTGCGCCTTGATGACCAGCATTGCCGAAAGATCGCGAGATATCGACGCTGAATTGTTCCGTCTAAGTGAAGAGCAGCAGTGGGTGCTACGCCTACTAGAGCATATTCCGCGCATGGCTATCCATGGCGGGGCAGGTACTGGCAAGAGCTTGCTGGCGCGTGCCCAGGCTGAGCAACTGGCCCGGGAAGGTGAGAAGGTGCTGATGCTCTGCTATAACATCGCCTTGGCAGAGGCGCACCGTCAGGCATTGGCTGAGAGTGGTCTGGAAAGTATCGAGGTTGCCACCTTTCACGAGCTATGCGAATCCCGATCACGCCGTGCCGGGCTTAGCTGGGAACCACCTAGTGATACTAAGGCCTTGGGTGTGTTCTACAACGAGACCGCCCCTAACCTGCTGGTCGAAGCCTTACAGCAAAATCCTGAGCAGTGGGCCGCGCTGGTAGTGGACGAGGCCCAGGACTACGAGCCCTATTGGTGGTTGGTACTGCAGGAACTTCTGGCAGAACAGGCCCGCGTTACCCTGTTTGCCGACCCGGCGCAAAATCTATATAGCCGGGAGTACCAGATCCCATCTGATGTCTTCACCGGCATGGTGCCTTACCCCTTCACTCTGCACCGCAACTATCGCAACGCCTACGAGATCGCCGCTTGGTTGAAGCAGCGCCACAGCGCCGCTGCCGAGCCAGGAGAGCACTTGCCCAGCAGTGAAAATGCCGTACAAGTCCTTGAATGGAGAAGTCAGGAGGAGCAAACGACGTTACTAACTCAGGCGATTAGCGGACTTGAAGAGAATGGCTTTACGCCGGAAGATATTCTACTGCTTACACCATTCAAGGTCGCGAAAAGCCAGGTGCTGCAGGCGTTGGCAGATGAGAAGCCGGCCTATGCGGAGCGAATGTTTAATGTCTCGGCAGTGAAGGGCTTGGAAGCTCCGGTGGTTATTCTGTTGAATATTGGAGCCAGTGAATGGGCGAGTAATCCCCTCATTGAGTATGTTGGAGCATCTAGAGCGAAACTTAAAATATGTTTGTTAAAAAAACATGGGAGCAGAAGGACCTTCTAA
- a CDS encoding DNA adenine methylase has translation MLQKELDVSFSSLPPAIEFIGSKRQLLDFVINGIEYSVDEEIRTITDLFSGTGVVSSAFKSRGYSVFANDHLAICYNMTASSLLNSKAPDFNGLPSDLIRTKASPYLSVIHHLNVTEPIRGFVYNNFSPAAIDVFGVDRRYFTESNAAKIDAIREKIHEWEPYLAPMEKSLLLTDLIRAVSLVSNVAGTYGCYLKKWKARALNSLQLKPSSFVVGDDKSHKVTRLDAEEAVKVNQSPIVYADPPYTKRQYAAYYHVLETIVRNDKPELFGNTGLRNWEEQSSDFCYKRKAEGALERLIRTSSCDHFFLSYNEDGQISHDRILNLLSSYGTTNYFEMKLRRYRSSSLTHKGPTVSERLYHLRRV, from the coding sequence ATGTTACAGAAAGAACTGGATGTCTCGTTTTCTTCGCTACCGCCAGCAATCGAATTTATTGGCAGCAAACGGCAGTTGCTAGACTTCGTAATAAATGGAATAGAGTATTCGGTAGATGAAGAGATTAGAACAATTACAGATTTGTTCTCTGGAACAGGCGTTGTTTCATCTGCATTTAAGTCTCGCGGATATTCTGTGTTCGCCAATGACCATTTGGCAATATGCTACAATATGACGGCCTCATCCTTACTTAACAGTAAGGCACCTGACTTCAATGGTTTACCTTCAGATTTAATCAGGACTAAAGCATCGCCTTACCTTTCTGTCATACATCACCTTAATGTGACTGAGCCTATTCGTGGCTTTGTCTATAACAATTTTTCGCCTGCTGCTATTGATGTTTTTGGGGTCGATAGGCGATATTTCACGGAATCAAATGCTGCAAAGATTGATGCGATAAGAGAAAAAATCCATGAATGGGAGCCATACCTTGCTCCAATGGAAAAAAGCTTGTTGTTAACAGATTTGATCAGAGCTGTTAGCTTGGTAAGTAACGTGGCGGGAACTTATGGCTGCTATTTAAAGAAGTGGAAGGCACGTGCGTTAAATAGTTTGCAGTTGAAACCAAGCTCATTTGTGGTAGGTGATGATAAAAGCCACAAGGTGACGAGATTAGATGCGGAAGAGGCTGTTAAAGTAAATCAATCCCCGATAGTTTATGCAGATCCGCCATATACGAAAAGACAATACGCGGCATATTACCATGTACTAGAAACTATTGTTAGAAATGACAAGCCAGAGCTCTTCGGTAACACAGGTTTGCGCAACTGGGAAGAGCAATCCTCCGATTTTTGTTATAAGAGGAAAGCAGAAGGAGCGCTTGAAAGGTTAATCAGGACGTCTAGCTGTGATCATTTCTTTTTAAGTTATAATGAAGATGGTCAAATATCACATGATAGAATTTTAAATCTATTAAGTTCGTACGGAACAACTAATTATTTTGAGATGAAGTTGAGACGGTACAGAAGTAGTAGCCTAACGCACAAAGGCCCAACCGTGTCTGAAAGGCTATATCATCTAAGGCGTGTTTAG
- a CDS encoding McrB family protein yields the protein MISISGVVEALKKHKNVLIYGPPGTGKSYLMKEVSLCLGGDDRESSNNSVVIDTEEERRPFKEGSEPRIVSKWVTFHQGYSYEDFILGMRPVAVEGGGFTIRPKPGVLLELVAEAQSSKGGLLLIDEINRGNTSKIFGEFITLMEKDKRLSPEGNIVDETVTVTLPYLSPGEVITFEKSEKGFKVEREFNLPDNIYILASMNSVDKSIAPMDTALRRRFHIINLAPTSSAILSAVGLLEDDSVISIPDGVILDPKHVALVAANALIRLNRSIGFFLGNDFMLGQWYLSCLANMSLEDSKKSLCESWFNRMLPQLIELFHGREEQLLSALKLEENKAESGSGLEVCYPSDEESAMGATTYIELSASQPDNDKVLGFLRALAFGSTEDI from the coding sequence ATGATAAGTATTAGTGGAGTGGTTGAAGCTCTTAAAAAGCATAAGAATGTTTTAATTTATGGTCCTCCTGGTACAGGAAAGTCTTACCTAATGAAAGAGGTATCTCTCTGCTTAGGAGGAGATGATAGAGAATCGAGTAATAATTCCGTCGTTATAGATACAGAAGAGGAAAGGCGGCCATTCAAGGAGGGAAGTGAACCTAGAATAGTATCAAAGTGGGTAACATTCCATCAAGGCTACTCATATGAAGATTTTATTTTAGGGATGCGCCCCGTTGCTGTGGAAGGAGGTGGCTTTACTATACGCCCTAAGCCAGGAGTGTTGTTAGAACTAGTAGCTGAGGCTCAAAGCAGTAAAGGTGGATTATTACTAATTGATGAAATAAACAGGGGGAATACATCTAAAATATTTGGTGAGTTTATCACTCTCATGGAGAAAGACAAAAGGTTAAGCCCTGAAGGTAATATTGTCGACGAAACAGTCACTGTTACATTGCCTTATCTATCTCCGGGGGAAGTAATAACTTTTGAGAAAAGTGAAAAAGGCTTTAAAGTTGAGAGAGAATTCAATTTGCCGGATAATATTTATATCCTTGCGAGCATGAATTCAGTTGATAAGTCCATCGCACCTATGGATACAGCACTCAGGCGTCGATTCCATATAATTAACCTTGCCCCTACCTCATCCGCCATTTTAAGTGCTGTAGGCTTATTAGAAGACGATAGCGTGATATCTATACCGGATGGTGTAATCTTAGATCCGAAACATGTAGCTTTAGTTGCTGCTAATGCTTTAATCAGGCTGAACCGTAGTATTGGATTTTTTTTAGGCAATGACTTTATGTTGGGACAGTGGTATTTAAGTTGCTTGGCTAATATGAGTTTAGAGGATTCCAAAAAATCACTATGTGAATCATGGTTTAACAGAATGCTCCCGCAATTGATAGAGCTATTCCATGGGCGAGAAGAACAGTTATTATCTGCTCTGAAACTAGAAGAGAATAAAGCTGAAAGTGGTTCCGGCTTAGAGGTCTGTTATCCAAGTGACGAAGAATCTGCTATGGGGGCAACAACGTACATTGAGTTGTCCGCGTCGCAGCCTGATAATGATAAAGTTTTAGGATTTTTGAGAGCCCTAGCCTTTGGCTCTACTGAAGATATCTAG